The Saccharomycodes ludwigii strain NBRC 1722 chromosome II, whole genome shotgun sequence genome window below encodes:
- the PHO8 gene encoding alkaline phosphatase PHO8 (similar to Saccharomyces cerevisiae YDR481C | PHO8 | PHOsphate metabolism) translates to MFSNNKKTSNILQSPGNEVTPLINNNNPDQSQQHHHHHHKTKINIVRNKTFNKTIRYFLLSLLLLFVITELCLFPSNKDPVDGNQKHSSLIRWILFKLGLVHSGQSSRKKNLIFFVTDGMGPASISMARSWKQLTDFNNSTRDVLLSLESPLNLDQYFIGSSRTKSSSSLITDSAAGATAFSCALKSYNGAIGVDSHFNPCGTILEAAKLDGYLTGLVVTTRITDATPAAFSSHVDYRFQEDLIATQQLGEYPLGRMVDLMIGGGRLHFTEKGRKDGVNYLEKASEELGWSTVIQTRKEFDLLLHNNSNSNSTLPLLALLADSDIPFDIDRDSEIHPSLEDEAMLAIKELSHNSEKGFFLLIEGSRIDHAGHQNDPAAQVREVVAFDKMFQSVVNWAKQHTDEDTILISTSDHETGGLVTARQVTPNYPDYIWYPEILTNCKHSGEFMVKQLAKMATSIGKDVQKLENYIKETIFQNWMGITDYTVKDVQDVLDNINNLGALTDKLNGMVSVRAQIGWTTHGHSAVDVNIYAFANNEVLQKQVLNKLQGNHENIEIGKFMEDYLEVNLTSVTDLVKDTKHHPDLASTTELNESIRYDEYGHAQW, encoded by the coding sequence ATGTTctctaataataagaaaacCTCTAATATTCTTCAGAGTCCAGGGAATGAGGTAACTCCgttaataaataacaacaatccTGATCAATCACAACaacaccaccaccaccaccataaaacaaaaataaatattgtgagaaacaaaacttttaataagACTAttcgttattttttattgtctttgttgttattatttgttattacaGAATTATGTCTTTTCCCCAGCAATAAAGATCCTGTTGATGGAAACCAGAAACATTCTTCTCTAATTCGTTGgattttgtttaaattgGGTTTAGTCCATTCGGGGCAAAGCTctagaaagaaaaatctaatttttttcgtCACCGATGGTATGGGACCAGCATCCATTTCAATGGCGAGATCATGGAAGCAATTAACTGACTTTAATAACAGTACTAGAGATGTTTTATTGTCTCTTGAATCACCATTAAATTTAGATCAGTATTTTATTGGTTCGTCGCGTACCAAATCGTCTTCCTCTTTAATTACGGACAGTGCAGCTGGTGCAACTGCATTTTCTTGCGCTTTAAAATCCTATAACGGCGCTATCGGGGTTGATTCTCACTTTAATCCATGTGGAACAATCTTAGAAGCTGCCAAATTAGATGGATATTTAACTGGGTTGGTTGTGACCACTAGAATTACTGATGCTACGCCTGCTGCCTTTTCGAGTCATGTGGATTATAGATTTCAGGAGGATCTAATTGCCACCCAGCAGTTGGGAGAATATCCATTGGGTAGAATGGTTGATTTAATGATTGGTGGTGGCAGGTTACATTTTACTGAAAAGGGTAGAAAGGATGGGGTAAATTATTTAGAGAAAGCTTCTGAAGAATTGGGTTGGTCTACTGTTATTCAAACACGCAAAGAATTTGACTTATTGTTACacaacaatagtaatagcaATTCAACTTTACCACTCTTGGCTTTATTGGCTGATAGTGATATTCCCTTTGATATTGATAGAGATTCTGAAATACATCCATCTTTGGAGGACGAGGCAATGTTAGCAATTAAAGAATTGTCACATAATAGTGAAAAGGGTTTCTTCTTATTGATTGAAGGTAGTAGGATTGATCATGCTGGTCATCAAAATGACCCTGCTGCCCAAGTTCGCGAGGTTGTTGCGTTTGATAAAATGTTTCAAAGTGTCGTTAACTGGGCTAAACAACATACAGATGAAGACACCATTTTAATTTCCACAAGTGACCATGAAACTGGTGGGTTAGTAACCGCCAGACAAGTTACTCCTAATTATCCTGATTATATTTGGTATCCTGAAATATTAACCAATTGCAAGCATAGTGGAGAATTCATGGTTAAACAACTCGCAAAAATGGCTACTTCAATTGGCAAGGATGTccaaaaattagaaaattaTATCAAGGAAacaattttccaaaattggATGGGAATTACCGATTACACAGTAAAAGATGTCCAAGATGTTTTAgataatataaacaatCTGGGTGCATTGACAGATAAACTAAATGGGATGGTTTCTGTAAGAGCTCAGATTGGTTGGACTACACATGGGCATAGCGCAGTTGATGTTAATATTTATGCATTTGCAAATAATGAAGTGTTACAAAAACAAGTGTTAAATAAACTCCAAGGTAATcatgaaaatattgaaatagGTAAATTTATGGAAGATTATTTGGAAGTTAATTTAACTAGCGTTACTGATTTGGTTAAAGACACTAAACATCATCCAGATTTAGCATCTACTACTGAGCTTAATGAAAGTATTAGATATGATGAATATGGACATGCACAATGGTGA
- the CWC21 gene encoding U2-type spliceosomal complex subunit CWC21 (similar to Saccharomyces cerevisiae YDR482C | CWC21 | Complexed With Cef1p): MSYNGIGLKSAKGSSTSGHVQKSLVKTNDSLKNKNYLKRKKRLGKTKENLNIDIQDIEHSKTNKLQLIETLMIEKPGNNKSNKDISNDTIIQAEHDRNISANNNTKILSDHEKRTIELKVQEYIDILEDKYEDDDTISRKADEYRQNLIQESKKKTIIYKTRKERSQ, encoded by the coding sequence atgtCGTATAACGGAATTGGTCTAAAATCTGCTAAAGGCTCAAGTACATCAGGCCATGTACAGAAATCATTAGTGAAAACAAACGATTCACTtaagaacaaaaattatttaaaaagaaaaaaaaggttagGCAAAACTAAGgaaaatttgaatattGATATTCAAGATATTGAGCATAGCAAAACAAATAAGCTACAACTTATAGAAACGTTAATGATAGAGAAACCTGGCAATAACAAGAGCAATAAGGACATTTCTAATGATACTATTATACAGGCAGAACATGATAGAAATATAtctgctaataataatacaaaaatactTTCTGATCATGAAAAAAGGACGATTGAATTAAAAGTACAAGAATATATTGATATATTAGAGGATAAatatgaagatgatgatacAATTTCCCGAAAAGCTGACGAATATAGACAAAATTTGATACaagaaagtaaaaaaaaaactattatttataaaactagaaaagaaagatcACAGTAA
- the ARL3 gene encoding Arf family GTPase ARL3 (similar to Saccharomyces cerevisiae YPL051W | ARL3 | ADP-Ribosylation factor-Like) has translation MKSPQYSVLILGLDNAGKTTFLESLKNQYNQQSKPLDKITPTVGQNVGVIHLPANSCNLKFWDVGGQQNLRKLWPSYYAQCHGIIFIVDSSDKLRLNECKEVFLNMVIEDDQLSDSGIPILMLANKQDKEDSLEVQDIKEIFNKIAEKLDASDSRVLPISALTSKGVKESIDWLIVRMQRNKKNRPPTYR, from the coding sequence ATGAAAAGTCCACAATATTCAGTATTGATATTGGGTTTGGATAATGCAGGTAAAACAACGTTTTTAGAAAGTTTGAAAAACCAATATAATCAGCAAAGTAAACCATTGGATAAAATAACACCTACAGTGGGCCAAAATGTGGGCGTAATACATTTACCCGCCAATAGTTGTAATTTAAAGTTTTGGGATGTTGGTGGACAACAAAATTTAAGGAAATTATGGCCCAGCTATTATGCACAATGCCATGGcataatatttattgttgataGTAGTGACAAATTAAGATTGAATGAATGTAAAGAAGTTTTTCTTAACATGGTAATAGAAGATGACCAATTGAGTGATAGTGGTATTCCTATATTAATGTTAGCCAACAAGCAAGATAAAGAAGATAGTCTAGAGGTTCaagatattaaagaaatttttaataagatTGCTGAAAAATTAGATGCAAGTGATAGTCGAGTATTACCTATAAGCGCTTTAACTAGTAAAGGTGTTAAGGAATCCATTGATTGGTTGATAGTTAGAATGCAAAGGAATAAGAAGAATAGACCACCCACGTATAGATGA
- the MNN9 gene encoding mannosyltransferase complex subunit MNN9 (similar to Saccharomyces cerevisiae YPL050C | MNN9 | MaNNosyltransferase), whose translation MRGVSEIAYRLRKSHIIRYLLPLFTTFLVISILYSRSNIEIGTNDLIQKHRWAHEDEDSFYFTYSKKFKMPAYSYNSKKDSNKNWLFFSSKQEDVIPQSHIAHYDLNKLKSTANAAVDKEQILILTPMQTFHAKYWENLLQLTYPRELIELGFIIPRSKSGDNALKLLEREIKKIQTGKKEQRFHKITVLRQESPSFNELGEKQRHALEVQKERRAKMALARNELLFSTIGPYTSWVLWLDADIVETPPTLLQDMTSHDKPVLAANIYQKFKNPDDNNKIDIRPYDFNNWAESAIALELASKMDNDEIIVEGYSELATYRPLMAHLYDQNGDINAEMHLDGVGGGCTLVKAEVHRDGAMFPNFPFYHLIETEGFAKMAKRLGYEITGLPNYLAYHVEE comes from the coding sequence ATGAGAGGGGTATCTGAAATAGCCTACAGGTTAAGGAAATCACACATCATAAGATACTTACTACCATTATTCACTACCTTCTTGGTTATCTCTATTTTATATAGTAGAAGTAATATCGAAATAGGGACCAATGATTTAATACAAAAACACAGGTGGGCCcatgaagatgaagattcattttatttcacATATTccaaaaagtttaaaatgCCAGCGTATTCatataattcaaaaaaagattcaaacaaaaattggCTATTTTTCAGTAGTAAACAAGAAGATGTAATCCCACAATCCCATATTGCTCACTATGATTTAAATAAGTTGAAAAGCACGGCAAATGCAGCTGTTGACAAAGAACAAATCTTAATTTTAACTCCTATGCAAACTTTTCATGCTAAATATTGGGaaaatttattacaatTAACTTATCCAAGAGAATTAATTGAATTAGGTTTTATTATACCAAGAAGCAAGTCTGGTGACAATGCTTTGAAATTGTTGGAGagagaaattaaaaaaattcaaactGGTAAAAAGGAACAACGTTTTCATAAAATCACAGTTTTAAGACAAGAATCACCCAGTTTTAATGAATTGGGCGAGAAACAAAGACATGCTCTAGAGgttcaaaaagaaagacGTGCTAAAATGGCACTAGCCAGAAATGAACTATTGTTTTCTACTATCGGTCCATATACCTCCTGGGTCTTATGGTTGGATGCTGATattgttgaaactccaCCAACTTTACTTCAAGATATGACTTCTCACGATAAACCTGTTCTAGCTGCTAATATTTAccaaaaattcaaaaaccCAGacgacaataataaaattgatattAGGCCAtatgattttaataattggGCTGAAAGCGCCATTGCTTTGGAATTAGCTTCTAAAATGGATAATGACGAAATCATAGTGGAAGGTTATAGCGAACTTGCCACATACAGGCCTTTAATGGCTCATCTTTATGATCAGAATGGTGACATTAATGCTGAAATGCATTTAGATGGTGTTGGTGGTGGTTGTACTTTAGTTAAGGCCGAGGTTCATAGAGACGGTGCAATGTTCCCTAATTTCCCATTTTATCATTTGATTGAGACTGAAGGTTTTGCTAAGATGGCTAAAAGATTAGGTTATGAAATTACTGGCTTACCAAATTATTTAGCATACCATGTTGAAGAATAA